In Actinopolyspora saharensis, the genomic window GACCCCGCGCTTCCGGCAGATCCGGGCCAGGTTGGCCGGGCCCGTGGTGTTCACCCGCTCGGCCGCGGCCCGGTCGGACTCGGCCGCGTCGACGGCGGTGTAGGCGGCGAGGTTGACCACCACCGGCCTCATGCCCGCGTCGTCCGCGGCGTCCGTGAAGGAGTCGACGGCGTCGTTCAACGCTTCCTCGTCGGTGACGTCGAGCTCGCCCGACCCCGGGGCGTGCACGAGGCCGTCGCGCCTCCTGCCGCGCAGCCCGACCAGCTCGGAGCCGAGCTGGCCACGTCCTCCCGGGATCAACAACGCGGGTGGAGTCATGCGGAGGCCCCTTCGTGGAACTTGAGCGGCTGCCACCAGGAACGGTTCTCCCGGTACCAGCGGACCGTATCGGTCAGCCCATCCTCCAGGTCGATCGCAGGGCTGTAGCCGAGCTCGTCCCGGATCTTGTCGTGCCGGAGCGAGTAGCGCCGATCGTGCCCCTTGCGGTCGGTGACCGGGCGGACCATCGACCAGTCCATGCCCGTGGCCCGCAGCAGCTTGGCCGTCAGCTCCGAGTTGGTGAGTTCGGTCCCTCCGCCTATGTTGTACACCTCACCCGGCGTGCCGGATTGGGCGACCAGCTGAATACCGCGACAATGATCGTCCACGTGCAGCCAGTCCCGCACGTTCGTGCCGTCGCCGTAGAGCGGGACCTGCTCTCCGTCGAGCAGATTGGTCACGAACAGCGGGATCATCTTCTCGGGATGCTGATAGGGGCCGTAGTTGTTGGAGCACCGGGTGACGCAGACCGGCAGACCGTGGGTGCGGTGGTACGCCCGCGCGAGCAGGTCCGAGCTCGCCTTGGAGGCCGAGTACGGCGAGTTCGGCTCCAGCGGGTTCTCCTCGGACCACGACCCCTCGTCGATGGAGCCGTACACCTCGTCGGTGGACACGTGCACGAAGCGGCTCACTCCGGCGGACAGGGCCGCCTGCAGCAGCGCGTCGGTGCCGACCACATTGGTGAGCACGAAGTCGGAGGCCCCCGCGATCGAGCGATCCACGTGGGACTCCGCGGCGAAGTGCACCACCACGTCGGTTCCCGGCACCAGCTCGGCGAGCAGCTCGGAGTCGCGGACGTCGCCCCGCACCACCCGCAGCCGCGGGTGCTCGGCCACCTCGGCCAGATTCGCGACGTTGCCCGCGTAGGTGAGCTTGTCCAGCACCACGACCTCGGCGCCGTCGAAGGCGGGGTAGTGCCCACCGAGCAGCTGCCGCACGTAGTGCGAACCGATGAAACCGGCTCCACCGGTAACGAGGACCTTCATCGCGCCTTCCCTGTCGCCGTGTTCCCTCCGCGAACGACCCGGACGGACCTTTCGCGGCAGCTCCGGGGAGTCTGCCATGCGCTTCGCGGGAAAGTCCGACCGCTACGCAACCCAACGTAACCGAAACACGTCCCCTGAAAGGGTAATGGAGACTGTCTTACCTGATACACACAACGCGTTTCCGTGATCAGAGTTAACCTGCCCCGGAGAGGATAAGTCTCTCCCGAGAATCCCCCGGCTCGTTAGGCATCCAAGGAGGAACCGGCGTGGACAACCGGCCGCGACGACCAGGTGGCCCACACGGGCAATCCGGAAGGCCCGATTCCCGGCGGCCCCACGACCAGCCCGCCCGCGGGAACAACGGGCCGCGTCCTCTCGAGCCGGGCAGACGGGGCGAGCGGGACCGAGCGCAACAACCCGGCCAGCAGCATCCCCGGGAAGGGGCGCGGGGAAGCCAGCGCGAGCAGCGGCGCGGTTCACGGCGAGAGTCCGCCAGGGCTTCCCCACCTCCCGATGACACCTGGTCCGGTGAACGGCGCCGTTCCCAACCACCCGCCCGCCGGGGGCGCGGAGTGCTGCGCGTCACCCAGCTTTGCGTGGCGCTGCTCTCAGTGATCGTGCTGGCTTCCACCGGCTACGCCTGGGGGACGCTGCGCGGCTTCAACTCGAGCGTGAGCGGCCACCTCACGATCGACAACACCCAGGACGCCAAGGACGGAGTCACCGACATCCTGCTGGTCGGTCAGGACAGCCGAACGGACGCGCAGGGCAACCCGCTGCCGCAGGAGGTGCTGAACAAGCTCCGGGCCAGCGACGCGGGCGGCCACCTCACCGACACCATGATCCTGCTGCGCATCCCCAACGACGGCTCCCGTGCGCGGGCCGTCTCCTTCCCGAGGGACACCATGGTCGACATGGGCGAGTTCGGCAAGAACAAGCTGAACTCGGCCCTGAACAACAAGCGGGTCGCCAAGCTGGAGGAGCTCAAGTCCCAGGGGGTCACCGACGAGAAAAGGCTGGCCAGGGAATCCACCGCCGCCGGGCAGCAGTTCCTGATGGACACCATCGAGGACTTCGCCGGGCTCACCATCGAGCACTACGCGGAAGTCAACCTGCTCGGCTTCTACAAGCTCACCAAGGTCGTGGGCGGAGTCGAGGTGTGCCTGAAGAACCCGGTGGACGACCCGAAGTCGGGAGCCGAGTTCCCGGCCGGGAAGCAGACCATCTCCAAGGGTGACGCGCTGGCCTTCGTCCGGCAGCGGCACGGCCTCCCCCGCGGCGATCTCGACCGCATCGTGCGCCAGCAGGTGTTCATGTCCGGTCTGGCCAGGAAGATGCTCTCGGCGAACATGCTCGGCAACCCGGCCAAGCTGTCCGACCTGATGAACGCGATGCAGGACTCGGTCACCCTGGACAAGGGCTGGGACGTGACCTCGTTCGCGCAGCAGATGCAGGGCATGGCCGCGGGCAACATCAAGTTCGACACGATCCCGGTGGAGATGACCGGCCCCAGCTCCGGGCTGCAGGCCGATCCCACCGAGGTCAAGCAGTTCGTGGACAACATCCTGCTCTCTCCGGAGAAGCGCAAGCAGGCCCAGCGCGAGCAGGAGCGGGCCGAGGAGCTGCGCTCCGAGACCGAGGTGGACGTCTACAACGCCTCCGGGGTCTCCGGCCTCGCGGGACGCGTTCGCGAGGACCTGGCCGAGCGCGGCTTCGACAGCGGTGAGGCCGCCAACGCCGAGCAGAGCATGACGAGCTCGGTGGTCCGCTACTCCGCGGGCAACAAGAAGGCGGCCGAGCTGGCCGCGGAGGACCTCGGCGGGCTCGACGTGGAACGGGGCGGCAGCACCGAGACCGGGGAGATCTCGGTCTACCTGGGTGACGACTACGCGGGTCCCGGGGCGCGGAACTTCAGCGGGGACGGTGGTCTGCAGCTCGACGGTGCCGCTCAGACGGTTCCCGCCCAGAGCTCCTCGTCGAGCGAGAGCGGGGACGGACCGATCACCGCCGACGGCATCCCCTGCGTGAACTGAACAGACACCCCCGAACCGGGTGAGTTCCGCGAGGCCGTGGAGCGCGGACGTTAGTGTCCGGTCCGAGCCGATCTTTTCGAACGGGCCGGAACGCTGCGTCCGCTCGGCCAGCACCCGGTTCGGCATCCGACGACACCGTCCCGCCAGGCCGGGCCGAAGGAGGACCACGTGGACGAGCCCGACGAACAGGTCCCGCCTCCGGAGGGCTCGCGCGAGCGAGCGGGCCGTCCGGAGGAGGCCGTTCCGGGTGACGAGGCGAGTCCCGCGGAGCAGGCGGGCGCGGAGCGCTCCTCCTCCGCGGAGGAGGTCGCCCTCGGCGGGACCATCGTTCGCGGGGACACCGTTCCGGGGCGGAGCGCTCGCGGCCGACGCGGCGGGACCGCGCGCCGCGCGGCGCGGATCGCCCTGCGCAGCCTGGTCGTGCTCGTGTCGGTGACGACGTTGGCGTTCACCGCCGCGAGCTGGAGCGCGGTGCAGTTCTTCCGGAGCGGGCTGAGCACGACTGACGTGCTCAGCGGCGACGTCACCGGCAGCGTTCCGGAGGACACGGCCACCGACATCCTGCTCGTCGGCAGCGACAGCAGGACCGACGCCCAGGGCAACCCGCTGCCGCCCGAGGTGCTCAAGCTCCTGCGCACGGAATCCACCAGCGGGCTCAACACGGACACGATCATCCTGGTTCGGATCCCCGACGACGGGAGCGCGGCCACGGCGGTGTCCATTCCGCGGGACACGGCCGTCAGCCGCTCCGGTGGAACCGAGAAGATCAACGGGGTCTACGGGCTCGCGAGGTCGGAGCGGGCCGACGAGCTGCGGGCCGCGGGCGGCCACACCGCCGAGGAGGTGGCCGACCGGGCGAACCGGGCGGGCCAGCGGGCCCTGGTCCAGACCGTGCAGCAGTTGACCGGGGTGCGGGTGGATCACTACGCCAAGGTCAACCTGCTCGGTTTCTACGAGGTCACCAAGGCCCTGGGCGGGGTGCGGGTGTGCCTGCGGCGCGCCACCAGCGACAAGGACTCCGGGGCCGACTTCCGCGCGGGGCCACAGGTGGTCTCCGGAGCGGACGCGCTGGCCTTCGTCCGGCAGCGGCACGGCCTTCCCGACGGGGACCTGGACCGCGTCGTGCGGCAGCAGGTGTTCATGGCCGCGGTGACCGACAAGCTGCTTTCCACCGGAACGCTCACGGACACGGCCAAGCTGAACCGGCTCGTCGACGCCGCGCGCAAGTCCGTGGTGCTGGACAGCGACTGGAAGCTGATGGACTTCGTGAGCAGGATGCAGTCGCTGGCCTCGGGACGGATAGGTTTCACGACCATCCCGGTGGAGGACCCCGCGGCCAGGGACGAGCGGGGGCGCAGCGTCGTGTCCGTGGACAACCGGCGCGTGCGGCGGTTCTTCTCCGAACTCGGCCGCGACGTCGACAGCGGGGACGCCCCCGGAGCCACGTCCTCCGCCCCGGAGACCTCCGGAACCACCTCGGGCAGCGCCCCCGGCAGCGCCCCCAAGCAGCCCACGCACCGGCTGACGGGGAGCCGCTCGCTGATGCTGGACGGGGCCGACGCCGCCGGGCAGAGCGACTCCGCTCCGGACAAGATCACGGCCGACGGGATTCCCTGCGTCTACTAGGGGATCGCCGTCCTCAGTCGCGGCTTCGGCGTTCCTGGCCGACTCCGGTGCGGACGCCGTCCGTTAGCCTGCCCTCATGAGCGTCACGCAAACGCTGCTGGCTCCGATGCTGGCGAGCGGAGCTTCGCGACCGCTGATCACGCACTACGACGAAGCCGCCGGAGGACGGGTCGAGCTCTCCAGGGCCACCCTGGGCAACTGGGCCGCCAAGACCGCCAACTGGCTGACCGAGGAGCTCGACGCCGAACCGGGCACCCCCGTCGCGGTGCGCCTGCCCGCGCACTGGCAGACGGCGGGGATCCTGCTCGGGGCCTGGTGGTGCGGGGCCAGGGTGGTCGATTCCGCCGCGGGCGCGGAAGCGGCCTTCGTCCCCGGGGACCGGATCTCCGAGGCCGAGGGGGCGGACACCGCCGTGGCGGTCGGCCTGGACGCGCTCGGAGGCTCCGTCCCCGGTCTGGAGGACGGGGTGCTGGACTTCGCCTCCGAGGTGCGCATCCGCGGCGACGAGTTCTCGCCCATGATCCCCGTGCCCGGTGACACCCCGGCCCTGCTCGACCGCACGGCGGACGAGCTGGTGGAGGCCGCGCGGAACCGCGCCGAGTCCCTGGGGATCGGAAAGCAGGACCGGGTGCTGTCCGCACTGGACTGGACGCTGCCGGACGGGGTGCTGGACGGGCTGCTGGCCGTGGTCGCCGCCCAGGCCTCGCTGGTGCAGCTCACGGGACTGCCCGCGGAGACCTCCCAGCTGCTGGACAAGCGGCGCGGGGACGAGCGGACCACCGTGGAGCTGGGCACCGGCTGACGAGTCGGGCGCGGGCGTCGGGGGACGGGCACCCGCTCGGCGCCCGTGAAAAACGACCCCGTCCCGTATCGCAATTTGCCTTACTCGCAAGTAGCATCTGCGTGTGTCCGATACCACCCAGCCGCTGTTCCAGTTCGCGGGCGACCGGTTCCTGCCCACCGAGGCGGCGGGCAACCCGTGGGGAGAGCTGACCGGCGGCGGCCCCGTCGCCGGGCTGCTCGCCAGGGCCGTAGAGCGGAGCCTCACCGATCCCGAGCTGTTCGTCGCCCGGATGACCTTCGACCTGATGCGCCCGGTGCCCCGCCGCGAGGTGTCCGTGTCGACGACGACGCTGCGCTCCGGCAAGAGACTCCAGGTGATCCAGGCCGAACTGGTCTGCGACGGGGAGGTCCGCACGCGGGCGACCGTTCAGGCGCTGCGCCCCACCGAGCTGGAGGGGCCCGCCGACGAGCCGGGCGCGCCCTTCCCCGGGCCCGCGGGAATCGCCGACGGCTCGCTGATCCCTCCCGAGCTGGGGCTGCGCTGGGGCGTGCACGACGTGGTCGACGTCCGCTGGATCGACGACCAGAGCAGCCCCGACGCCAGCAGGGTGTGGATGCGCATGCCCGTGCCGCTGCTGCCCGGGGAAGCGCTCACCCCCCTGGTGCACACCGCCACGCTCGTGGACTGCATCAGCGCGGCCAGCCCCGTCGGCGAGCTGTTCGGCCCGTGGATCAACACCGACATCACCTGCTACCTGCACCGGCAACCCGCGGGCGAGTGGCTCGGCATGGAGATCAGGCGCGAGGTCGAGACCAGCGGCATCGGCCTGGCCCGCGCGCGACTGTTCGACCCGCACGGGCCGGTGGGCAGCGCCCAGGAGGCCGTGCTCGTCAACGAGCTCGGCTGAGGCGGCCGGTGTCCCGGTGCGGCTGGTCGGTCGCGGAACAGCCCGC contains:
- a CDS encoding thioesterase family protein is translated as MSDTTQPLFQFAGDRFLPTEAAGNPWGELTGGGPVAGLLARAVERSLTDPELFVARMTFDLMRPVPRREVSVSTTTLRSGKRLQVIQAELVCDGEVRTRATVQALRPTELEGPADEPGAPFPGPAGIADGSLIPPELGLRWGVHDVVDVRWIDDQSSPDASRVWMRMPVPLLPGEALTPLVHTATLVDCISAASPVGELFGPWINTDITCYLHRQPAGEWLGMEIRREVETSGIGLARARLFDPHGPVGSAQEAVLVNELG
- a CDS encoding LCP family protein, with the protein product MALLSVIVLASTGYAWGTLRGFNSSVSGHLTIDNTQDAKDGVTDILLVGQDSRTDAQGNPLPQEVLNKLRASDAGGHLTDTMILLRIPNDGSRARAVSFPRDTMVDMGEFGKNKLNSALNNKRVAKLEELKSQGVTDEKRLARESTAAGQQFLMDTIEDFAGLTIEHYAEVNLLGFYKLTKVVGGVEVCLKNPVDDPKSGAEFPAGKQTISKGDALAFVRQRHGLPRGDLDRIVRQQVFMSGLARKMLSANMLGNPAKLSDLMNAMQDSVTLDKGWDVTSFAQQMQGMAAGNIKFDTIPVEMTGPSSGLQADPTEVKQFVDNILLSPEKRKQAQREQERAEELRSETEVDVYNASGVSGLAGRVREDLAERGFDSGEAANAEQSMTSSVVRYSAGNKKAAELAAEDLGGLDVERGGSTETGEISVYLGDDYAGPGARNFSGDGGLQLDGAAQTVPAQSSSSSESGDGPITADGIPCVN
- the rfbB gene encoding dTDP-glucose 4,6-dehydratase → MKVLVTGGAGFIGSHYVRQLLGGHYPAFDGAEVVVLDKLTYAGNVANLAEVAEHPRLRVVRGDVRDSELLAELVPGTDVVVHFAAESHVDRSIAGASDFVLTNVVGTDALLQAALSAGVSRFVHVSTDEVYGSIDEGSWSEENPLEPNSPYSASKASSDLLARAYHRTHGLPVCVTRCSNNYGPYQHPEKMIPLFVTNLLDGEQVPLYGDGTNVRDWLHVDDHCRGIQLVAQSGTPGEVYNIGGGTELTNSELTAKLLRATGMDWSMVRPVTDRKGHDRRYSLRHDKIRDELGYSPAIDLEDGLTDTVRWYRENRSWWQPLKFHEGASA
- a CDS encoding TIGR03089 family protein — encoded protein: MSVTQTLLAPMLASGASRPLITHYDEAAGGRVELSRATLGNWAAKTANWLTEELDAEPGTPVAVRLPAHWQTAGILLGAWWCGARVVDSAAGAEAAFVPGDRISEAEGADTAVAVGLDALGGSVPGLEDGVLDFASEVRIRGDEFSPMIPVPGDTPALLDRTADELVEAARNRAESLGIGKQDRVLSALDWTLPDGVLDGLLAVVAAQASLVQLTGLPAETSQLLDKRRGDERTTVELGTG
- a CDS encoding LCP family protein encodes the protein MDEPDEQVPPPEGSRERAGRPEEAVPGDEASPAEQAGAERSSSAEEVALGGTIVRGDTVPGRSARGRRGGTARRAARIALRSLVVLVSVTTLAFTAASWSAVQFFRSGLSTTDVLSGDVTGSVPEDTATDILLVGSDSRTDAQGNPLPPEVLKLLRTESTSGLNTDTIILVRIPDDGSAATAVSIPRDTAVSRSGGTEKINGVYGLARSERADELRAAGGHTAEEVADRANRAGQRALVQTVQQLTGVRVDHYAKVNLLGFYEVTKALGGVRVCLRRATSDKDSGADFRAGPQVVSGADALAFVRQRHGLPDGDLDRVVRQQVFMAAVTDKLLSTGTLTDTAKLNRLVDAARKSVVLDSDWKLMDFVSRMQSLASGRIGFTTIPVEDPAARDERGRSVVSVDNRRVRRFFSELGRDVDSGDAPGATSSAPETSGTTSGSAPGSAPKQPTHRLTGSRSLMLDGADAAGQSDSAPDKITADGIPCVY